Proteins co-encoded in one Paracrocinitomix mangrovi genomic window:
- a CDS encoding SPFH domain-containing protein produces the protein MNDQSMIVIYSIAGAILLLLIIKSIILVDEKTVYVIQRLGKFKRMANAGFGLIIPFIDRKAGVLNLRIQQLDVDVETKTHDDVFVHVRVSVQYQVMSSKLHEAFYALDNAKHQIASYVYDDVRAEVPKMELDDVFAKKEDIAVAVRHNLGESMDDYGYLIIKALVTDIDPDSHVKESMNRINAAKRDKEATMEEAEAAKIRIVKAAEADAESKRLSGEGIAQQRLEIVRGFKESVEDFQKSLKNITHEEVMQFVLMTQYFDTLNSIGSNGKNSAVLIPHTPSAMADFQQQIIKGTLVGNSLKESIEDAKGKDIG, from the coding sequence ATGAACGACCAAAGCATGATAGTAATTTATAGTATCGCAGGTGCTATACTGTTATTATTGATTATTAAATCTATTATTCTAGTAGATGAGAAAACAGTTTATGTAATTCAACGTTTAGGAAAATTCAAACGAATGGCCAATGCCGGTTTTGGATTGATCATACCATTTATCGATCGAAAAGCAGGTGTTTTAAATCTTAGAATTCAGCAATTAGATGTAGATGTTGAAACAAAAACACATGATGACGTATTCGTACATGTTAGAGTTTCAGTACAATACCAGGTAATGTCAAGCAAATTGCACGAAGCCTTTTATGCATTGGACAATGCAAAACATCAAATTGCTTCATATGTATATGATGATGTAAGAGCAGAGGTACCTAAAATGGAATTGGATGACGTATTTGCTAAGAAAGAAGATATCGCGGTAGCTGTAAGACATAACCTTGGTGAGTCAATGGATGATTATGGATACTTAATTATCAAGGCACTTGTAACTGATATTGACCCTGATTCACATGTAAAAGAATCAATGAACAGAATTAATGCGGCTAAAAGAGATAAAGAAGCGACTATGGAAGAAGCTGAAGCAGCTAAAATTAGAATTGTAAAAGCTGCAGAAGCAGATGCTGAATCTAAAAGATTATCCGGTGAAGGTATCGCTCAACAAAGACTTGAAATCGTTAGAGGTTTTAAAGAGTCTGTTGAAGATTTTCAAAAATCACTTAAAAACATTACACATGAGGAAGTTATGCAGTTTGTATTGATGACGCAGTACTTTGATACTTTAAACAGCATTGGATCAAATGGTAAAAATTCTGCTGTATTGATTCCTCATACCCCTTCGGCAATGGCAGATTTCCAACAACAAATTATCAAAGGAACGTTGGTTGGTAACTCTTTAAAAGAGTCTATTGAAGACGCTAAAGGAAAAGACATTGGATAA
- a CDS encoding endonuclease/exonuclease/phosphatase family protein, translating to MAVAFWQNFSWGQNPQETKSGLRIMFYNVENLFHPSDDSLKNDEEFTPEGTRFWSYKRYKDKLNKIGKTVLAVGEWEPPAVIGLCEIENIQCLNDLVYNSPLKKFGYKIIHQESGDRRGIDVAMLYREDYFKPVSFHPFVLKFGEDSRPTRDILYVKGTTHHKDTLHLFVNHWPSRYGGQLATAPKREEAARVLRSKYDSIMTVNPNASIIAMGDFNDHPDDISMHEVLKAQKDTTTLSKEDLINTVWQYEFKKGTHKYDHEWGILDQFVITQALLKGKNGLKSGLENSHIFDADFLLEEEKDGVGKITNRTYIGFKYHGGYSDHLPIFIDVLFVRQ from the coding sequence TTGGCTGTTGCCTTTTGGCAAAACTTCTCGTGGGGACAAAATCCACAAGAAACCAAATCCGGATTGAGAATAATGTTCTACAATGTTGAGAACCTTTTTCATCCCTCTGATGACAGTTTAAAAAATGATGAAGAATTTACACCGGAAGGAACAAGATTTTGGTCGTACAAACGATACAAGGACAAACTAAACAAAATAGGCAAAACCGTTTTAGCAGTTGGTGAATGGGAACCACCTGCCGTGATAGGACTTTGTGAAATAGAAAACATTCAATGTCTAAATGATCTGGTTTACAATTCTCCTTTGAAGAAATTTGGATATAAGATCATTCATCAAGAAAGCGGTGACCGAAGAGGAATTGATGTTGCCATGTTATACAGAGAAGACTACTTTAAACCTGTTTCATTTCACCCATTTGTTTTGAAATTTGGAGAAGATAGCAGACCAACAAGAGACATCTTATATGTTAAGGGTACAACACATCATAAAGACACTTTGCACTTATTTGTTAATCACTGGCCTTCAAGATATGGAGGGCAACTAGCTACTGCTCCCAAAAGAGAAGAAGCCGCAAGAGTACTGCGTTCAAAGTATGATTCAATCATGACTGTTAATCCAAATGCTTCAATTATCGCTATGGGAGATTTTAACGATCATCCAGATGATATAAGTATGCATGAAGTTCTAAAAGCTCAAAAAGACACTACAACTTTATCCAAGGAAGACCTAATTAATACGGTTTGGCAATATGAGTTCAAAAAAGGAACCCATAAGTATGATCACGAGTGGGGAATTCTGGACCAATTTGTAATAACACAAGCCTTGTTGAAAGGAAAAAACGGTCTTAAATCAGGACTTGAAAACAGTCATATTTTTGATGCAGACTTTTTATTAGAAGAAGAAAAAGACGGTGTTGGAAAAATCACCAACAGAACATACATAGGATTTAAATACCATGGAGGTTATTCAGACCACTTACCTATCTTCATAGATGTATTGTTCGTTAGGCAGTAA
- a CDS encoding WG repeat-containing protein, producing MTILFLIVLSVVYGQEKFKNGEKYGLKYNGIVMYNAEYDQIVIHEYFVAGKKEHLWYNLSPVEKNAITPYKKFDFSLSESLIVVGLRKGGGLDVMDETGSNIYLENGDFDKLSIFGAEGSYQNDDLLLVKKNGKFGVIDWTKQKTVLPPIYSKIKIHKHCHPDSYIFFTQKGHELAIVDHNGDEVMSFNSRLVQDMYPALNCNGFYLKKGIYYGFCQKQSNGKYFLIPPKYDDISFPTGSTDFIVLTKNDKKGLYFRKQLVLKCRYEEIWEADSPYFVANVRVNGILKRLHPNGMLLLPNEQYIYEDR from the coding sequence TTGACGATATTATTTTTAATCGTCCTGTCTGTTGTATACGGACAAGAGAAGTTTAAAAATGGAGAAAAGTACGGTTTAAAGTACAATGGAATTGTCATGTATAATGCCGAGTATGATCAAATTGTGATCCATGAATATTTTGTTGCAGGTAAAAAAGAGCATCTGTGGTACAACCTATCACCAGTCGAAAAAAACGCAATCACTCCGTATAAAAAATTCGATTTTTCATTATCTGAATCCTTAATTGTTGTTGGATTGAGAAAAGGAGGGGGATTAGATGTGATGGATGAAACCGGCTCAAATATTTATCTTGAAAATGGTGATTTTGATAAGCTGAGCATATTCGGAGCTGAAGGTTCATATCAAAATGATGATCTGCTACTGGTAAAAAAGAATGGGAAGTTTGGCGTAATTGATTGGACCAAGCAAAAAACGGTATTGCCGCCGATTTATTCAAAAATCAAGATTCACAAGCATTGTCATCCTGATTCTTATATTTTTTTCACCCAAAAAGGACATGAGTTAGCAATTGTTGATCACAATGGTGATGAAGTAATGTCATTCAATTCCAGATTGGTACAAGACATGTATCCTGCATTGAATTGTAATGGATTTTATTTGAAGAAAGGAATTTACTATGGCTTTTGTCAAAAACAATCAAATGGAAAATATTTTCTAATCCCTCCAAAATATGATGACATCTCTTTTCCCACAGGTTCTACAGATTTTATAGTACTTACCAAAAATGATAAAAAAGGTCTTTATTTCAGAAAGCAATTGGTTTTGAAATGTAGGTATGAAGAAATTTGGGAAGCTGATAGCCCTTATTTTGTTGCCAATGTGAGGGTAAACGGAATTTTAAAAAGATTGCATCCCAATGGGATGTTGTTACTGCCTAACGAACAATACATCTATGAAGATAGGTAA
- the lpcA gene encoding D-sedoheptulose 7-phosphate isomerase, protein MSTNQIASHFLEAQRVLAEFTENKANIEAIKKAGELMVNSIQSGGKLISCGNGGSMCDAMHFAEELTGRFRDNRPPIAAVSISDPSHITCVGNDYGFDFIFSRYVESVGKSGDVLLAISTSGNSSNVLKAAEEAKKKNIKVIALTGKDGGKLSSLADIEIRAPKSEYADRVQEIHIKVIHSLIDFIESSI, encoded by the coding sequence ATGAGTACTAATCAAATAGCGAGCCATTTTTTAGAAGCCCAACGTGTATTAGCCGAATTCACTGAAAACAAGGCAAATATTGAAGCCATAAAAAAGGCTGGTGAATTGATGGTAAATTCAATACAAAGTGGAGGTAAACTTATCTCATGTGGAAACGGAGGTTCTATGTGTGATGCCATGCACTTTGCAGAAGAATTGACAGGAAGATTTAGAGATAATCGTCCTCCCATTGCCGCGGTTTCTATTTCAGATCCTTCTCATATTACATGTGTTGGTAACGACTATGGATTTGACTTTATTTTTTCAAGATATGTTGAAAGTGTTGGAAAATCAGGTGACGTACTCCTAGCTATATCCACATCCGGCAATTCATCCAATGTGCTTAAAGCTGCAGAAGAAGCTAAAAAGAAAAACATAAAAGTCATTGCCTTAACCGGTAAAGATGGAGGGAAACTTAGCAGTCTAGCAGATATTGAAATAAGAGCGCCTAAAAGTGAATATGCTGATAGAGTTCAGGAAATTCACATCAAAGTAATACATTCTTTAATTGATTTTATTGAATCTTCAATTTAA